catctcatctcaatccCTAAACGAGCCTCTCGTTTGTTttctgagatgagatgagataaattgaaatgagttgagattaaagtttgaataatatattattagaatatattattttaatattatttttgtaatgggatttgaaaaggttgaattgtttattttattttgtatgggaatttaaaaaaattgtaattattagatgagatgaaatgaaaagttttgtgaaagtgaatgAGGTCTAATCTAAGCAGAAGTAATTGGAACTGTAGTGACCTTGAAAACATATTGCTTGTGATTACTTTTGCATAAATGATCTTGGGTTTGTTTAGGTATCCCTATAGGCTCCATGATTGTTGGAATATCCAAGAACAAATTGAAGCattagaattaaaatcatgtgaagcaaaaatgctaaaatcaaataaagaaaCTGTTATATGACAGTTAAGTTAGTTGATGTAATAAGTTAGTTacatttcttgtttttcttgtatCTGATATAGTAAAATCAGATAGCTTACAATGCCAATACGTGTATATAAATAGATGTGATGTAAAGCAGTATTCATTCAAgtaattcaattcattcttttcctATTCTCTGTttccttctcttccttttctctgtttctgttttacatattttacatggtatcatcgAGTATAAAATTTCCGCTGCTCTCTTGATCTATCTTTCAGCTTTCTTGCTGCTTTCTTGCTGCTTTCTTTGTTGCTATGGAATCCTCTGCTAATATGGCAGtttctttttcatcttcatcttcaatgaATCCATCTGATGATTCATCCAGCCCTTACTATCTCCATCCCAGTGATAATCCTGGAGCTCTTCTTGTTTCTGATTTTTTCAATGGTGCAAATTATGTTGCTTGGAGTAGATCAATCTCGATTGCTCTTTCTGTAAAGAACAAACTTGCTTTTATTGATGGAAGTTTGCCTCAACCTAGTCCTGATAACACAAAACTTCATGTTGCTTGGCTGCGAGCAAACAATCTTGTTTTGTCTTGGTTGATGAACTCAATTGCAAAGGAACTTCGAGGAAGTCTTCTCTATTTTAACACTGCATCTGACATTTGGGATGAACTAAAAGTTAGATATCTTCGAAGTGATGGCCCACGAGTTTTTACATTAGAGAAATCTTTAAGCTCTATTTCTCAAGGCTCAAACTCAATCACTGAGTATTTTAGtgatttcaaaactttatgggatgaatacATTAGCTATCGCCCTCTCCCTAAATGTACTTGTGGAATTATGAACACTTGTACTTGTGCCATCTTAAAGAATCTTGCTGATCGCCAACAAGCAGACTATGTGATGAAGTTCTTGGTTGGTTTACATGATTCTTATTCAGCCATTCGAATTCAATTGCTTCTTTCTACTTTACCATCAATGGGGAAGGTCTTTTCTTTGCTGCTCCAAGAAGAAAGCCAAAGATCTTTGACAAATGCAGTAGGTCTTCCTCTTGATTCTCATGCTATGGCTGCTACACAACCACCAAGACAAGCTTATCCCAATATTTCCAAGTTCAGCAAACTCAAAGGAAAATCTGAAATCACTTGTTCCCATTGTGGTTTTTCTGGACATCTTGCAGACAAGTGCTTTCAGATCATAGGTTATCCACCAGGATGGAAAGGCCCTCGAGGAAAAAGATTCAATTCAACACGATTGCCCAATGTAAACATTGCATCTTCTCTGGAGCAAAATTCAAATATCCCAAACTTGCATTTTTCTCAAGAGCAAATACAAAATCTGATCACTCTTGCCAATAGCTTGTCTACTTCACCTATCAATTCTAATTCTGCAGTCAATACTGCCTCCACATCAGGTAATCATTTCACTGCTTGTTCAACTGTTAATTCTTTGAATTCTCCATGGATACTAGACAGTggagcaacagatcatatgatctgttctcCCCACTTCTttacttcaataaaaatacccACCAAACcatcttcagtccatttaccaAATGGTCAACTTGTTCCTATTATTTTTACAGGAACTGTCAAACTTTCTTCTGATTTAGTGCTACATAATGCTCTTTACATCCCTTCTTTTCATATCAATCTTATCTCTGCTTCAAGATTGACTAAAGAAAACTCTATtgccttgtttctttttcaatctaaATGTGTCTTGCAGGATATCAACAAATGGAAGATGATTGGGCTTGCTGAAGTTAGAGATGGCCTATACCACCTTATTTTTCCTCATAACACACAGCAGACATTACATGACTCAACCAATTCTTTTTTGGCCAACACCTCTTCCATCAGTCCTAACATATGGCATTCTCGGTTGGGACATCCTTCTCCTGCCAGATTGAAAATCATTAGCTCTCTTAATCCTTGTATAAAATCATCTCACAATCATGTCTGTGAGATTTGTCCCCTAGCTCGACAAAAGAAATTGTCTTTTCCtgtattgttgcccagatgactaacacaagaggggggtgaattgagttgtattaaaaaaaataacaattataaatcaaatatataatataaaatataaacaaaatatgaaataacaataaatataaggagtaagggtaagagagaagcaaactcagtatgttaacgaggttcggccccactgcctacgtcctcgcctcaagctaccccttgaggattcccaaattcactattcaacctccttcaggtggagatagaaacctattacacctttgaacaacaccgctacaaaggatccgtgtagaacaccctctacacttgcaatcaccttacacgtggtgattcaactattccctgtgtagaatactttctacacacacaagggttatacacaccctttttctgatacaaaagctgatagtgggtaggttatcagaaaacactcctcaacgagtgaaataagaacaatacagcgcaagctatatctctcaaaatgaacaaggattaaggctcaatgtttagagaagagagaatgaaagctttgaatgaatgttgtatgctcttggtgttgtgaatgtgaagctctcaaatgatctatttataggcatatgagacttcatattcaaatttaaaaagattcacatgtcaaagacaacatcattcactttttcaaaaaattcaaataaaaggttcttctttttcaattgtcaaagacaacatcattcactttttcaaagaattcaaataaaaggttcttctttctcaattgtcaaagacaacatcattcactttttcaaaaaaatcaaacctaatcttttacttttggcatatgacaaaatgagcacactttcattttcaaaaaattcaaacctaatctttttctttttgtataagtctaaaaaagcatcaatcacttttgaaaatattcaaataaaacatgcacatgtgaaagatgacaatcaatcatctttaatattttcaaagttcaaccctttaatcaaggcatgcacatgcaaaagatgacaatcaatcatctttcaaaattttcaaatttaattttcaaaaatattcatgcacatgtggaaaatgtattttaatgctttatgataaaatattaattttgagcattaatcctaatttcgaattttgaagagatttacaacattactctataattttaatgtgaacttgttcccttcttgctcatgcttgtttccttgatgtgcttgactccattgtgtagacaacttgagcttgagacttctttattctttgaattcatttgttatcatcaaaatccatgtgtagatttataatcacatgaaacttgaaatcttgagttcaacatgtATCACAAAGCAATGCAAATAAAGCTTTTCAATTAGTGCATTGTGACATCTGGGGTCCCTTCTCAATTCTTTCACATTCTGGTTACAAGTTTTTCCTTACAATTGTGGATGATCATACACGTTTCACTTGGCTTTATCTTATGAAAACAAAATCAGAAACCAGATCCTTACTCATCAATTTCATTACTTATGTTCAAACCCAATTTAATACTCAAATTCAGACACTTAGAACAGATAATGGCCAAGAATTCAACATGCCTAATCTTTATCAAAAATATGGCATGATCCATCAACTATCTTGTGTAGAAACTCCTGAGCAAAATGGTagagttgaaagaaaacaccagCATCTGTTAAATGTAGCTAGAGCTCTCCTTTTCCAGTCAAAATTACCTTTATCATATTGGAGTGAATGTGTGTTAACTGCCACACACCTCATTAATCGAACTCCATCATCTGTATTAGGAAATAATACACCTTatgctcttctttttcaaaaaccacCTGCATACAACTACCTCAAAGTCTTTGGTTGTTTATGTTTTGCTAGCACAATTCAAAACAGTCGAGGAAAATTTCAACCTAGAGCCTCAAAATGTCTATTCCTTGGATATCCACCTAATATCAAAGGATATAAGGTACTTGACCTCATTACTCTTAAAATCTTCATTTCCAGGAATGTTGTATTTCATGAAACTATCTTTCCTTCTATACCAAACACCAATCATACACCTTTTATATTTCCTGATTTTCCTTCACCATATGATTTCACAGTACCTCCCATTTCATCTCCTGATATTGCAGTGCCTTCAATCTCATCTCCTGATATTGCAGCacctttcatttcaaattctgacAATACAGTCCCTCCTATTTCAAATTCTGAACATATAATACCTACTATTTCACCTTCTGACATTGCAATACCTTCTGCAATTACAGTACCTTCTGTCTCACCTTCTCCTATTTTAGCATCTTCCAATTCACCTCCTGTCTCACCTTCACATTCACCTTCCAGCTCTCAGATTTCAATACCTTCTATTCCTCAAATAAATCATGAACATATAAATCCCAGAAGATCTGAAAGAATAAGGAATCCTCCCCCATACTTGCAGAATTTCTATTGTGGTAATATGGTCAAGCCTGCTTCAGCATCTCAGGAATCTTTCCATTGCTATCTTCCTTCTCCTGGTAAGCCATACTCTATTGCACATTTTCTTTCCACTACAAAATTGTCCCCTAAACATAGAGCTTTCATTTCTACTATATCTTCTACCTTTGAACCTAAAACTTTCAAACAAGCTAGCTCACATCCTCAATGGCAAACTGCCATGTCAGAAGAAATTAAAGCTCTTGAATTAAATAGAACTTGGGAACTTACAATTCTACCTCCAAATAAGACTGCAATAGGATGTAAGTGGGTTTATCGTGTTAAATACAAAGCTGATGGCACAATTGAAAGATACAAGGCTAGATTAGTGGCAAAGGGgtacactcaacaagaaggccttgatttttttgatacatTCTCCCCTGTGGCTAAAATGACAACAGTACGCACTTTGTTATCAATTGCTGCAATTAAGCATTGGCATTTACATCAACTTGATGTAaacaatgcttttcttcatggagacttGAATGAAGAGGTCTACATGCAGTTACCACCAGGGTACTCCTCACCAACTGATCCTAGAGTTTGCAAACTCAAAAAGAGTCTctatggtctcaaacaggccTCAAGACAATGGTTTTCTAAGTTGTCTTCATCCTTGCTACAGTTTGGCTTCACTCAAGCAAAATCTGATTCTTCTTTGTTCATCAGACACAATTCAACCAGTTTTGTGGCACtcttgatttatgttgatgatgtcaTCATTGCATCTAATAATCTTGATGATATAGTTACTGTTAAACAGTTTCTACATGATTCTTTTACAATAAAAGATTTGGGGGAACTCAAGTACTTTTTGGGGATTGAAATGGCTAGATCAGCTAAAGGCATCTCTTTGTGCCAACGCAAGTATGCTTTAGACATCTTGCAAGACAGTGGATTTTCAGGATGTAAACCTATAGCCTTTCCTATGGAATCTACCCTAAAATTGAGTGTCAATGATTCATCTCCTCCTCTGCCAGATCCTGCATTATATAGAAGACTTGTTGGCCGTCTACTATACCTCACTATAACCAGACCTGACCTATATTATTCAGTACAAGCATTAAGCCAATTCATGGCTAAACCGAGTACCAAGCACCTTCAAGCTGCTGAAAGGGTTCTCAGGTACATTAAAGCAACACCAGGACAAGGCATTTTCTTATCTGCAGATTCTCATCTTCATTTAAAAGCTTATTCAGACAGTGACTGGGGTGGATGTATTGATACTAGAAGAAGTGTCACTGGTTTCACAGTGTTTATTGGAGATTCTCTCATCTCATGGAAGTCAAAGAAACAACCAACTGTTAGTCGATCCTCAGCTGAGTCTGAATACAGAGCTCTAGCCTCTACTACATGTGAAATTCAATGGTTAATGTATCTACTGGCTGACTTACATATTCCCCATCCACAAGCTGTTTTGCTTTACACTGACAGCAAACCAGCTTCTGAAATTGCATCAAATCCTGTTCAACATGAGAGGACAAAACACATCCAGCTAGATTGCCATCTGGTCCGAGAAAAATTACAAGAAGGACTGATCAAGATCATCCATATTCCTTCTAAACATCAGCTGGCAGACATATTAACTAAACCACTTGGTTCTCTTAATTTTCATCATTTAGTCCGCAAGATGGGAATGATTAATATCCATTCCCctcttgagggggggtgttggaatATCCAAGAACAAATTGAAGCattagaattaaaatcatgtgaagcaaaaatgctaaaatcaaataaagaaaCTGTTATATGACAGTTAAGTTAGTTGATGTAATAAGTTAGTTacatttcttgtttttcttgtatCTGATATAGTAAAATCAGATAGCTTACAATGCCAATACGTGTATATAAATAGATGTGATGTAAAGCAGTATTCATTCAAgtaattcaattcattcttttcctATTCTCTGTttccttctcttccttttctctgtttctgttttacatattttacaatGATAAAGGAGCATTCTCTTCAATTGTCATGCCCGGGCACATAGGAATATAACGCTGGCCAAATCAATAACTTCTAGTTCTGAGAAACCTGGGCTCTTCCTGATCACATGCTTTTATGACCTTTGATTTTTCTGTAAATAtgtattttctattttgttttcatcTTCTTAGTGTGTACATATGTGCATGTATAATTAGAGTACTTTGTGTATGTATTAGTCTATGACATTGTTAAATCTCTATCTAAGTACGATAGTTATGTTCCATGTTTTCTACTTTGAGAAACTGGCTCTCTGCCTGACCACTTGCTTTTACAACGAGTAAATAATCACCATTAGTTTCAATTTTCACCTTGTTAAAATGTGTATTTGTACACGGTGTATATTATTTGTCCACTTTGTagacatatgaaaaaaaataaaaatgtccaCTCTGTAGCAGTAGCAAGGGCATATATAACACTGGCCAAATTCATGTTTTCTAGTCTTTAGAAACTGACTCTGTGTTTGAACAATTACTTTTAGAATGAATGACAGTATCATAATACTTGTCCTACATTATGGTTTTCACCTCACTAATGTGTATGTGCACAATTGTGCTCATATAGAGACAAGCTCCTGTAAATATTCTGGTTATTggaatgatatatttatttctatatcaTTAGGACCGGTAATAGTATCCATTTCACAGTTGAGGCTGAACTTCTCTCTATGACAAAATCACATTTCACTGATGGATACCATGTGCGCTCCTGACCTTTCCTTCGCTTTCCAAGTTTTGATATGTTTTCCACTGATGGACATAGACTGTGGAGATGGTGTTATAAATAGGGGAAATTTAGAATTTACTCCCCTCAAATTAACATTCTTTTGCAAAATAGTCACCAAACTATCAAGCTTGTCATTTTTCCCCTAAACTATTTATTTCGCAATTCAGCTCAATGTGAAGACCTAATCCTTCAGATGAACAAAAGAATAATTATGTGACACAATTTTAACTGTTGAATCTTAAGGGAGAGGGATACATTATAAAAGGAGTGGTAGCTGGAGTGGATAAATTGAGAAGTTTGGTGGTGCGATTGTCCTTATAAATAATTATCTTCCATTTTGGTTTTAACCTCATTAATGTGCATTGCACAGCGatactatatatgtatgtgcAGTCTGTAGTGCTGGTGAGGGTCTATACAATGGTGTCCAATCCATGTCTACTAATTGAGAGCCGACTCTGTCAAGACCGATTGCTTTTACGGTACTGTATTCCATTTTGGCTCTCCCCTCATTGACTGGTGTGTGCATAAAATACTATAGCAAGTAAGGGTGCATATAACGGCGGCCAGGTCCATATCTTATAGTACTAAGAAACTGGCTCTTTCCCCAACCACTTGTTTTAGGCAGTATGGACGAAATTaaagggagggggggggggggggggggggggggcattaTTCATTGTGCCACCCAAAATGAATTTATTAATTCCTTCAAGATGCTATCCCCCGCTTTGTTCCTGAGTGCTGGTACTGTGAATAATTATTCTTCATTTGGGCTTTCCTCTTAGTAATGTGTGTGCGCACGCTCATGTCCATGACTTCACGCAATACTGTGTATTTATATTCTATAAATCCATGTCTTTTAGATTTTAGAAATTGGCTCTTTGCCATGCCATTTGCTTATACAACAAGCAATGGTGTTGTAAATAATTATCTTTGAATTTTGGTTTTGTGTATGTAAGGCATGTGTACATTTAATACTTTATGTCTATAGTGCTGAACAAATCCATATATATTCTAGGAAGGTGTGTGCTTGACCATTTGGTTGCACAACCAGTGATAGTACTCCAAATAATCATCCCTCAGTTCAACTATCATCTCATTAGCATGGTTGTGTGCAAGCATTGCATATGGATTGGGATTCCATAGAATTTCTGTTCAAACTCCCGGGCCTAGAGTGGGAGAGAAACATAAAACAGGTCAAacaacatttattattattcatgtgagtttctctaaCAATATTAAATTCTCAATACGCAGGATCCACTTGTCTCTCTCCCAATCTAGATCCTAAAGTTTGGCAAGATCCTAAAGAATCTTGATCTAGAACATACATATAATACCTTTTGAACATGTAGTTCATTTTCATGGATATGTTTAATCTAAATTGCATTGCTATTCAACCACTGCCAAGACAAAATAACTCTTACcaaatttctttgtgcacatcTTTCAGGTGATAAATCCTCGACAGACTGGGATAAGGCCTGGTCTAACTTTAGAAAGCAAGGGAAAAAGTCCCTCTTCTCACAGTTTTCTCCCAATAAGTACGTAACCTGGAATCCTAGTCGTTCAAACTACCCACCGTCTGAGGAAGTTGATCCCATCAAGAGAACGGAGAGGTCAAATCTCATGTTATGGACTAGTCCAAGGTTTACTCTGGCAGGGGCCATTGTTATAGTCACATTTCTTTTGGTTTACACCATACTTGCACCAGTCAAGTGATTTTACtggcattatttttaataagttaCCTCCCAGAAAGCCCGTCTTTATTGTAGAACTATGAAGAATATTTTTGCAAGGAAATGGGCATAAGAGagaaattgtaaattttttgtaaatgcAATTACTTGTTCTTCTTTAATCCATTATATACTTATTCTCGATTTAGGTAATATACTTTCATATTCATTGGCATTGTGTATTTGGCTATCAAGTAGTGTTCACCTCTCTCTTGTCTCTTTTCCTTGACAAATGTTTGGCCTACAAAAGAGGTTTGCATACTTGACTTGACGTGGTACGTCTCTCTATTAATGTAATgttaatctaatatattatatcagttTAATTTTACTTCTATAAACTTTTTCGGGATGCAACTTTATCCAATTTCAAGGGTAGTCCCTGCAGAACTAGGAGGTATTTCTAACTCATGCATTCCGCTGCACCTTAGTATATGCTTAATTTGGGCCTTGCTTGAAATTATGAACCTAGCTGCAATTATTCTGGACTGTTAGTTTAGTCAGATACGTAATCAGTATTACATAAACTTGTCAAGCTATATTTTGAAGACTGCTCGACGTTCAGCAGGAAGCTTACTTCTCAAAGAAGCAATCTGTAAACATAGTTTGGAGAGAACAGACAGCGACTCTTATGAATTTGGTGAATTTATACGTTTAAATCTACCACAAAAGTCACAAGGTGCAATGGCAGTGGCACAGAGGTTGAAAGACAACAGCTGGCGATGTTAATGAGGATGATGTGAGATTTGGCCTTAAAAGTGCAGGAAATCCCATGTTACGCAAGTGGGCAACACAAGCATCAGCATCTTGATGATCATGTCCGAGGCCTCAGCTCAAGGGAGTGACAGAGAAACAATAGGTTTGCCATTACATTCGTAGCGTACGCGAACCAAGTGATCTTTGTGTTTTTCTGTCTTCTTTTTTGGTATGCCTTTTACGCTTCTCGCACATACCGTGAACCTAGGCCCCAAATATGGTTTTATCCAATTCAGTTTCCACCCTATTATTCTCCCTTCACCAGAGGAAGTCACTCGTTAGGCTTGTCTCCTCTTCCTCAATTACAAAGCTTTCCAGGTCCTTTTCATGTTCTTTTCTTGGGGGACCAAAAAacttttaagaaaaaagaaaacgaagAGATTGGAGAATGGTCTTTGGCATGGAAAAGAAAATCCAAGTTTGTCTGGTACTTAGACCGTAGACCTTGACTTACTGTTACCTTGTTTCGTCTTAGTTATCAAGGATAAATAGCATGGGAAATTACTTGCAGAACACGTCATTGCAGAGTGTGAAATGATTAACCCTTTGATTCCATCAATATAATGCAGATTAGCATATTTCACTGCTTGGTAAATGGATGATATCCTCCTAGAAGATCAACCGTGGggccataaatatatattaatttgaaagtttcaaactagaataaaaagaaaaaggaaactaaaTCCTACTTTTGTTAACGTTGTGTTTCGTACGACTTTGAGTTAGGTTCCAGCAACGTGGATCTTTGGTTTTTCACCTACATACTTAGAAGAAATACAGAGAGTTGAGAACCTTGGTGGAGGCTAGGGAGTCTCTGATACTTAAATTAGTATCTCCTTAATAGTTCGTGCGAAAGTGTAGAGGAATCAGAGAGAGTTCTTCGCACCTGGGAATCGAATTTTATACTAGGCTTTTGGGGCGAACCGCCCATACCCTGTGTCAGGAGTATACGTCCcttcaactatttttttagtTATAATCTTTTAATACGGAGTGACTCTTGGGATGGCGTAATTAATGCGACGTGATTTTCTGTCCCTTTTATTCTGCAAGTGCACGTCGTCAAGTTCCTCCTCACTTGCTGTCAGAAGATCAAGGACTTCCTGCGTTTCCTGCCCACCTGCCGGCAAGTTCTCTGAGGCTAGGTGTCGTAGAGGAGTGTCCAATCATTCCTTGCATTTTTTAGATTTCCCTCGTGATTATGGCCACGAGTCCACTTCAGCTTTAATGTAGGGGACCCTTAATGGGCCAAGAGGCCATCCAGTCAAGTTGGACTCCCG
This genomic interval from Carya illinoinensis cultivar Pawnee chromosome 10, C.illinoinensisPawnee_v1, whole genome shotgun sequence contains the following:
- the LOC122279413 gene encoding uncharacterized protein LOC122279413 isoform X1, which gives rise to MDIQARIGSIITSRSFCSRKRKASSSYYSSASSSSSPYSPLRLFCSRSSPEDDNNDNKGDKSSTDWDKAWSNFRKQGKKSLFSQFSPNKYVTWNPSRSNYPPSEEVDPIKRTERSNLMLWTSPRFTLAGAIVIVTFLLVYTILAPVK